The region CGGACAGCTTGCCCATCAGGTGAAATAACCGTGAGAATATACCTTCCCGGATCAGCATTTTTTAATCGCAGGGACAATTCTGCTCCGGTAACAGGATTGGGATAAATGCTGAAAGACTGATCTGTCGCAGTGACCGGGATATTTCTTCTTACAACCACCACATTACTGTATAAAACACTGCCCGAATTTTCAGTAGCCTTGATCCGGTAATAGGTGATTGCTGCTGTCTGGCTGCTGGAATAAGTATAATCAGTCCTTTCTCCACTATTACCGGTAGGTAGTATTGTTCCGGTTGGCTGAAAGACAACAGCATCCGATGAACTTTCAATGGTATAATGTTGAATCTCGGATTCAGTCATATTGGACCAGGAAATGGTTACCCGGTCAATTGCGTCAATCTCAGCCCTGACATTGGCAAAACGAACTGGCAATACGACAGTTCCGCTTGTATCATAAGATAGCAATCCCCTCCGCACTAATTGAAGCGGGCCACCACAATGAAAATTATACAGGTTATAGGGAGGCCCAGGGAATACGGACTCCGGGCTGAAATTGACATTGCCCGGATTAAAATAATAAGGATGCATAAAATCATACCAGGGCAAACAAATATTCGGGGCGGGAAAACATTCAATCGGCTGACCCGTACCTCCGTCCACATCCCAGTAAGAAACCGTGATAAAGCCACAATCCAGTTCATGGCCATTCACTACATAATGTGTGGCAGCATTGGGATCACAATCAATATAGTTCAGCCCAAGGGTATTGTAATAAGAAACGACTTTAGGGGCTGGCCAGGCATAGCCTGGGTAATTATTACCCGTGGAATCCAGAACCCCACCCATCACATTACCATATTGCAATCCCTGTTTATACACCCAGATATCATAATTGGATAATACAACAGGCGTAAATACATTCTGTGTGCCATTAAAACTGACTGTAAAGAAGGAAAGTATCAACCGGTTTTCTCTTTTCGGGGGATTGGGTGAATCATCCACCAATCTGGTTTCAGTATATCTTGCTCTAACACCGATATACTGTGTAAACCCAAAGAAATGCATACAGAGCAATGCAAGCAAAAGAATAAACTTCATTTTCATAAGTATTGATTTAATTGTTGATAATCATTTTAAATTGCCCCTCCTTTCAGGGAGGGGTTGGGGAGGGCTACACACCAAAAAAGCTTCGGATGACTGTGGCTACCACCACAAGGAACACGCAGGACCCGAACCAGGCAGCAGCAACTTTGCTGGTATCCGGGTCACCGCTGTTCCATTTTGAATAAACCTTTACGGCGCCGATCAAACCAAGCAC is a window of Chitinophagales bacterium DNA encoding:
- a CDS encoding T9SS type A sorting domain-containing protein, giving the protein MKMKFILLLALLCMHFFGFTQYIGVRARYTETRLVDDSPNPPKRENRLILSFFTVSFNGTQNVFTPVVLSNYDIWVYKQGLQYGNVMGGVLDSTGNNYPGYAWPAPKVVSYYNTLGLNYIDCDPNAATHYVVNGHELDCGFITVSYWDVDGGTGQPIECFPAPNICLPWYDFMHPYYFNPGNVNFSPESVFPGPPYNLYNFHCGGPLQLVRRGLLSYDTSGTVVLPVRFANVRAEIDAIDRVTISWSNMTESEIQHYTIESSSDAVVFQPTGTILPTGNSGERTDYTYSSSQTAAITYYRIKATENSGSVLYSNVVVVRRNIPVTATDQSFSIYPNPVTGAELSLRLKNADPGRYILTVISPDGQAVRNKLIDHINGDLIRQIDMNGLAPGIYQLVLRNSSKKFTQQFLYVN
- a CDS encoding DUF4134 domain-containing protein; protein product: MKKRSLFFLLMIITACAFAQDGNAGINEANTKVRSYFASGTNLMYAVGAVLGLIGAVKVYSKWNSGDPDTSKVAAAWFGSCVFLVVVATVIRSFFGV